A single window of Flavobacteriales bacterium DNA harbors:
- a CDS encoding response regulator transcription factor, whose product MHTKDTYNVFVVDDSDVYRTMLVQTMKNTHEEDVLDNCHFYAYSSGEECLQNLQLKPDVLVLDYHLDGNGYRYNMDGLKLLKSMKSELPKLEVIIVSCQQDVEVVREFVEAGASNYIKKKGPASARKVQNSVRKVIVDKENSKRKKRRNMMYYAVVLLVVFAIGLIYTMAH is encoded by the coding sequence ATGCATACAAAAGACACATATAATGTATTTGTTGTCGATGATTCGGATGTGTACCGCACCATGCTGGTGCAAACCATGAAAAATACCCATGAAGAGGACGTACTGGACAACTGTCACTTCTATGCCTATTCATCCGGAGAAGAATGTTTGCAAAATCTACAGTTGAAACCAGATGTGCTTGTATTGGACTATCATCTGGACGGCAACGGTTATCGTTACAACATGGATGGGCTGAAACTCCTTAAATCCATGAAAAGTGAACTGCCCAAACTTGAAGTGATCATTGTGAGTTGCCAGCAGGATGTTGAGGTTGTCAGGGAATTTGTTGAAGCCGGTGCATCCAATTACATCAAGAAAAAAGGACCGGCCAGTGCAAGAAAAGTACAGAATTCGGTCCGCAAGGTAATTGTGGATAAAGAAAATTCGAAACGCAAAAAAAGACGAAACATGATGTATTATGCCGTGGTGTTGCTGGTCGTCTTTGCAATTGGTTTGATTTACACCATGGCTCATTAA
- a CDS encoding response regulator yields the protein METLATTTNQPYLGELTWDSDAQYRIFIVEDSSSARTLLAHYLQRLPRCQDLQKPKIEIYSFESGEECLQHLGLKPDIVILDYFLNDQNQEAMDGLALLRTIRRTLPSTDVIMMSSQQEVMIVAELFNNGITEYVAKEHACHVRVEQAVLRIFKEKKQAVRRRNRMMLAGVLCFIVGLALGGWLL from the coding sequence ATGGAAACCTTAGCAACAACAACCAACCAACCTTACCTCGGAGAGTTGACCTGGGATTCGGATGCGCAATACCGAATCTTTATTGTCGAAGACTCTTCTTCTGCGCGAACCCTCCTGGCTCATTATCTCCAGCGGCTGCCCAGATGTCAGGATCTTCAAAAACCAAAAATCGAGATCTACTCATTTGAAAGTGGCGAGGAGTGTCTGCAACACCTTGGTCTCAAACCGGACATTGTCATCCTGGATTATTTTCTGAATGATCAGAATCAGGAGGCAATGGACGGTTTGGCGTTGCTTCGCACGATCAGGCGAACGCTTCCCTCTACGGATGTGATCATGATGAGCAGCCAGCAGGAGGTAATGATTGTGGCTGAACTGTTTAATAATGGTATTACCGAATACGTGGCCAAGGAGCACGCATGCCATGTGAGGGTTGAGCAAGCCGTGCTCAGAATATTTAAGGAAAAAAAGCAAGCCGTCCGAAGAAGAAACAGGATGATGCTTGCAGGCGTTCTTTGTTTTATTGTTGGATTGGCATTGGGTGGCTGGTTGCTCTGA
- a CDS encoding response regulator transcription factor — MLIKTAILDDDKVFCEILTHYISKIEFLHLEGTYHDVFSALSDDRAFQQLDLLFLDVEMPGMTGVELLASFDDTAPKVVMISGKREYGVEAFDYDVVDYLQKPITFSRFVKAIKKVQKVMEEKLDKEPNISASLFIRVDGLWKRLAFTEICLIKSHNNSVIVKTEDESFESPMRLKDIVDRLPEGKFMQVHRSYIVNLEKISKVDGEIIEVGERTVPVSRTYIQTLYDRLNIDR; from the coding sequence ATGCTCATTAAAACAGCCATACTGGATGATGATAAGGTATTTTGCGAAATCCTTACACATTACATCAGTAAAATAGAATTCCTTCATCTGGAAGGTACCTACCATGACGTTTTCTCGGCACTAAGTGACGATCGTGCATTCCAGCAACTGGATCTTTTGTTCCTGGATGTGGAAATGCCGGGAATGACCGGTGTTGAGTTACTCGCCTCATTCGATGATACCGCCCCTAAGGTGGTGATGATATCCGGAAAGCGCGAGTATGGAGTGGAGGCATTTGACTATGATGTGGTTGATTACCTTCAGAAACCGATCACCTTCTCGCGATTTGTAAAAGCAATTAAGAAGGTACAAAAGGTGATGGAGGAGAAACTGGATAAGGAACCAAATATATCCGCCAGTTTATTTATCAGGGTTGATGGGTTGTGGAAACGATTGGCATTCACTGAAATATGCCTGATCAAAAGCCATAATAACAGTGTAATCGTAAAGACCGAAGATGAATCGTTCGAAAGCCCCATGCGCTTGAAAGATATTGTTGATCGCTTACCGGAGGGCAAATTCATGCAGGTGCACAGATCCTATATTGTGAACCTTGAAAAGATAAGTAAAGTGGATGGTGAGATCATTGAGGTTGGAGAAAGAACTGTGCCGGTGAGCAGGACCTATATTCAGACACTGTACGATAGGTTGAATATAGATCGGTAA
- a CDS encoding DUF2378 family protein, whose product MSTSYRNKNPMIKGMFVNSHINLLREKKGEDAIVRLESEYGDKLEFNAFADIPIARDKAILRHVLKALKDTTSASVKTEMLNTGSLSFRDFVTTVYGKMILHVLDKDFKAAVLAYPHIAVHIYKNIHFYAQDLGEKAVRITIENSGYDMDHFYGFFTEWMAFWEYTGEVEAVSIREGIYEYTMRWQ is encoded by the coding sequence ATGAGCACTAGCTACCGCAATAAGAATCCAATGATTAAAGGGATGTTCGTCAATAGCCATATCAATCTTTTAAGAGAGAAAAAAGGTGAAGATGCTATTGTACGCCTGGAGTCAGAATATGGTGATAAGCTTGAATTCAATGCTTTTGCTGACATCCCGATTGCCAGAGATAAGGCCATTCTTAGGCATGTACTCAAGGCCCTCAAAGATACCACCTCCGCGTCCGTAAAAACCGAAATGCTTAATACCGGGAGTCTTAGCTTCCGCGACTTTGTAACAACAGTCTACGGTAAAATGATTTTACACGTGTTGGATAAAGACTTTAAGGCGGCGGTTCTGGCATACCCCCACATTGCCGTACATATTTATAAGAACATTCATTTCTATGCGCAGGATTTAGGAGAAAAAGCGGTCCGCATTACCATTGAGAACAGTGGTTATGACATGGATCATTTTTACGGTTTTTTTACCGAGTGGATGGCATTTTGGGAATACACCGGTGAGGTGGAAGCTGTTTCTATCCGCGAAGGCATATACGAATATACCATGAGATGGCAGTAA
- a CDS encoding PAS domain S-box protein — MAVKHVHSELDAYKDLVQAKLADLVPVFARAMIGDFSKDVPYAGSEDEFSELYVGVQIMLDVIRDKLGKLGKWNDELAEIVKEKTKAFEEAQYLAHIGSWECEVAPGLLSLSNEMCRIYGLPQSLESIRYADFLVYIHPDDREYVESTVSDAYKTGEPFIIQYRILRADGEMRILEGRGKVLLDKHDQPVRMLGTAQDVTELKRAEAELLRAKNELELKVEERTKKLKSTLEDLRREMGRKEEAKAKVTELAAIVQGTTDAVLGKTLDGYITSWNKGAQKLYGYSAREAVGQHISLIVPKNKRKELDGIMERLSDGKGIQRLETVRRNKAGNNVHVSLTISPIQNASGEIIGASSIAKDITKQVAAQEKMRQSRKMLNNFMNAAKDTFVIFDANMKVLDINKAGTKLMGRRTKKDLVGRHLTELFPLSAKSQKRMYQKTLETGRSKSFEDFVAHPAFGERYFSMEVFRLESGIGLIARDITEHKLNEQALNESEKKYRTLVETMNEGVLVVNNRDEVEFVNSTFCQQTGYSQEELMGRKATEVLLDKDQQERMARIVESRMRGESSQYELELTTKSGQKLWMLVNGSPVYDNSNRVVGSVGLHTNITQRKQHEAELDALAKFPAESPSPVMRFSMHGQALIYVNRAAVHLVQALDSDEELHHHWMELVTRVYRENKVMKEEIDIAGRTYLFTIVPIHQGHYINLYGTDVTAAKKAEEEVKRLLFVLSQTDNSILIANHQGEIQWVNAAFQRISGYSLDDVKGTHGEVLRHGKYTGLDPQHPYFKRMQETRHSVSYESKNYAKSGREFWSLTTLTPVLNENGEIEGIVAMDSDVTEKKKAEKDIIKSRKIAESSVKARELFMANMSHEIRTPMNAIMGIIQLLRETHTTEQQEKYLKSMEFASENLLRIIDDVLDLSKIESGKLSIEKLEFNIGEMVKDLINTISYRANEQNIDLKLVMGLDIPDVILGDPVRINQILMNLISNSIKFTHEGSVKLSVDLKEAGKDRCVLRFTVKDTGIGIPKDKQEQIFEEFEQAHKGNTRKYGGTGLGLSIVKRLTKLMDGTLKMRSKEGKGTTFIIDLPLEIAHSRTPNSKVVEGVEDLREKLVNKSVLLVEDNKLNQMVASDFLGSMGMNVQIANDGMEALDKIRNGVFDVVLMDIQMPGMDGYKTTRAIRHELKSKVPIIAMTAHAINGEERKCKAVGMNDYISKPLKKITLYKKIANLVI; from the coding sequence ATGGCAGTAAAACACGTACATAGTGAACTGGATGCATACAAGGACTTGGTCCAAGCCAAACTGGCCGACCTGGTTCCTGTATTCGCCCGTGCCATGATCGGTGACTTTTCCAAGGATGTCCCCTATGCAGGCTCCGAAGATGAATTCTCCGAACTGTACGTGGGTGTCCAGATTATGCTGGACGTAATCCGCGATAAACTGGGAAAACTTGGGAAATGGAATGATGAACTTGCAGAGATTGTCAAGGAAAAAACAAAAGCTTTCGAGGAAGCCCAGTACCTGGCTCACATAGGTAGCTGGGAGTGTGAGGTTGCTCCCGGACTTTTATCCCTTTCAAATGAGATGTGCCGTATATATGGACTCCCGCAGTCTTTGGAATCCATTCGATACGCCGATTTCCTGGTATACATTCATCCGGATGACCGGGAGTACGTTGAATCAACCGTTTCAGATGCATACAAAACCGGTGAGCCATTTATTATTCAGTATCGCATCCTTCGTGCAGATGGTGAAATGAGAATTCTTGAGGGAAGGGGAAAAGTATTGCTGGATAAGCACGATCAACCAGTGAGGATGCTGGGGACAGCCCAGGATGTAACAGAGTTGAAGCGTGCCGAAGCGGAGTTGCTCCGGGCTAAAAATGAGCTCGAATTAAAAGTGGAGGAACGCACCAAGAAACTGAAAAGCACCCTGGAAGACCTTCGGCGGGAAATGGGAAGAAAAGAGGAGGCGAAGGCCAAGGTTACCGAGTTGGCGGCAATCGTGCAGGGAACCACTGATGCTGTTTTGGGAAAAACCCTGGATGGATACATCACTTCCTGGAACAAAGGCGCACAGAAATTATACGGTTACTCTGCAAGAGAAGCGGTTGGGCAGCATATCTCTTTGATCGTTCCAAAAAACAAAAGGAAGGAGTTGGATGGTATTATGGAACGTCTGAGCGACGGCAAAGGAATACAACGCCTGGAAACAGTCAGAAGAAACAAAGCAGGCAACAATGTACATGTAAGCCTTACCATATCTCCTATCCAGAATGCTAGCGGTGAAATTATCGGTGCATCAAGTATTGCCAAAGATATCACCAAGCAGGTGGCTGCCCAGGAAAAGATGAGGCAAAGCCGTAAGATGTTGAATAATTTCATGAATGCGGCAAAGGATACGTTCGTCATTTTTGACGCCAACATGAAGGTGCTTGATATCAACAAGGCCGGTACCAAGCTCATGGGGCGTAGAACCAAAAAAGATCTTGTTGGTCGTCACCTGACAGAATTGTTCCCCCTGTCTGCCAAGTCGCAGAAGCGCATGTACCAAAAAACCCTGGAGACCGGAAGAAGCAAAAGCTTTGAGGACTTTGTCGCCCACCCGGCTTTCGGTGAAAGGTATTTTTCTATGGAGGTATTCAGGCTGGAAAGTGGCATTGGATTGATCGCTAGGGATATCACGGAACATAAACTGAATGAACAGGCGCTCAACGAAAGCGAAAAGAAGTACCGTACCCTGGTTGAAACCATGAATGAGGGTGTACTCGTGGTGAACAACCGTGACGAGGTTGAATTCGTGAACAGTACTTTTTGTCAGCAAACTGGCTATTCCCAGGAAGAGTTGATGGGGCGGAAGGCAACCGAAGTTCTACTGGATAAAGATCAGCAGGAACGCATGGCCAGAATTGTTGAAAGTCGTATGAGAGGCGAATCCAGCCAGTATGAGTTGGAACTGACAACCAAATCGGGTCAGAAACTATGGATGCTCGTGAATGGTTCACCGGTTTACGATAACTCCAACCGGGTGGTGGGATCGGTTGGTTTGCATACAAACATTACACAACGCAAACAACATGAAGCGGAACTGGACGCATTGGCAAAATTTCCAGCTGAAAGTCCCAGTCCAGTCATGCGATTTTCCATGCATGGCCAGGCCCTCATTTATGTGAACAGGGCTGCGGTGCACCTGGTTCAGGCGCTTGACAGCGATGAGGAACTGCACCATCACTGGATGGAATTGGTCACCAGGGTATACCGGGAGAATAAGGTCATGAAGGAAGAGATAGATATCGCTGGCCGGACTTATCTGTTCACCATTGTACCTATTCATCAAGGACATTATATCAACCTTTACGGAACGGATGTTACCGCCGCAAAAAAAGCCGAGGAGGAAGTTAAACGACTTTTGTTCGTGTTGTCTCAGACAGATAACTCCATTCTTATCGCGAATCATCAGGGAGAAATTCAATGGGTGAACGCTGCTTTTCAGCGCATCAGTGGCTATTCTCTGGATGATGTGAAGGGCACCCATGGCGAAGTACTTCGCCACGGCAAATATACCGGCCTTGATCCCCAGCATCCTTACTTCAAGCGCATGCAGGAGACAAGGCATTCTGTTTCCTATGAGTCTAAAAATTATGCAAAGTCGGGTCGGGAGTTCTGGTCGCTGACAACCCTCACGCCGGTTCTGAACGAGAACGGTGAGATTGAAGGAATCGTGGCCATGGATTCGGATGTTACCGAAAAGAAGAAAGCGGAAAAGGATATCATCAAATCCAGAAAGATTGCTGAAAGTTCAGTGAAAGCAAGGGAGTTGTTCATGGCAAACATGAGCCACGAGATACGAACTCCTATGAATGCCATCATGGGAATTATTCAGCTGCTGCGTGAAACACATACCACCGAGCAACAGGAGAAGTATCTCAAGTCAATGGAATTTGCCAGTGAGAATTTGCTCCGTATCATCGACGATGTGCTGGACCTTTCCAAGATTGAATCTGGAAAACTCAGCATTGAAAAGCTTGAGTTTAACATCGGTGAAATGGTGAAGGATCTTATTAATACCATTTCTTATCGGGCCAATGAGCAGAATATCGATCTGAAACTGGTGATGGGGTTGGATATCCCGGATGTGATCTTGGGTGATCCGGTCCGCATCAATCAGATTCTCATGAACCTGATCAGCAATTCTATCAAATTTACGCACGAGGGTTCGGTGAAGTTGAGCGTTGACCTCAAGGAAGCAGGAAAAGACAGGTGCGTGCTCCGGTTTACTGTGAAAGATACAGGCATCGGAATTCCAAAAGATAAGCAGGAGCAAATCTTTGAGGAGTTTGAACAGGCCCACAAGGGAAATACCCGGAAATATGGTGGAACCGGCTTGGGATTATCCATCGTCAAACGCCTCACAAAATTGATGGATGGCACATTAAAGATGCGAAGTAAGGAGGGAAAAGGAACAACCTTTATCATCGATTTGCCATTGGAAATCGCTCACAGCAGAACTCCAAACAGCAAAGTTGTGGAAGGGGTTGAGGATTTGCGCGAGAAACTTGTCAATAAGTCGGTCTTGTTGGTGGAAGATAACAAACTCAATCAGATGGTGGCTTCAGACTTCCTGGGTTCGATGGGGATGAATGTGCAGATCGCCAATGATGGAATGGAAGCCTTGGATAAGATCAGAAACGGAGTCTTTGATGTGGTGCTTATGGATATTCAGATGCCAGGTATGGATGGGTATAAGACCACCAGGGCCATCCGCCACGAATTGAAAAGTAAGGTGCCCATTATCGCTATGACAGCGCATGCTATCAACGGAGAAGAGCGCAAGTGCAAAGCTGTGGGCATGAACGATTATATCAGCAAGCCCCTGAAGAAAATTACCCTATATAAGAAGATTGCCAACCTTGTAATTTAA
- a CDS encoding Hpt domain-containing protein encodes MSLDVQKLKKYLDCDDAFVAKVIDHFISESRTIVRQIEKRLDDKDVEGIRSSAHKILSSTRIMGIDNISRLFEHIEIGAKKGRSIEELRPEIEEAAKAWQQTVQEMELIKDRLSQNPDA; translated from the coding sequence ATGAGCCTGGATGTACAAAAGTTAAAGAAGTACCTCGATTGTGATGATGCCTTTGTAGCAAAGGTGATCGATCATTTTATCTCTGAGTCGCGAACCATTGTCCGTCAGATTGAAAAGCGACTTGATGATAAGGATGTCGAGGGGATACGGAGTTCAGCACACAAGATACTGAGCTCAACGCGTATCATGGGGATTGATAACATTTCCCGTTTGTTCGAACACATTGAGATCGGTGCAAAAAAAGGCCGATCAATCGAAGAACTGCGACCGGAAATTGAGGAAGCTGCAAAAGCCTGGCAGCAAACCGTGCAGGAGATGGAGCTCATCAAAGACCGCTTGAGCCAAAATCCCGACGCATAG
- a CDS encoding DUF4407 domain-containing protein, giving the protein MEKIKRFFWWCSGATPNLLSKAPSEHNKYFGIGATVFFTGLFATLSGGYALYFVFNDVHPAIRLFAALLFGVVWGMMIFNLDRFIVSSTKKSGKAWKEVRLAIPRLLLAVMIALVIAKPLELQIFHTSIGYEMEVMKHQDIKKQEDALFTRFAGDFLAMETETTRLQSQIDSAAAKRDNLDQEARKEADGTGGSEHRGLAKIYALKKADADKAQKELDAISGQNLPLIADLKNQHSTLSLQVDSLRQNIHREAYDGFDKRLVALGTLAEENPAISIAGLFLMLLFLMIETAPVLVKLMAPRGPYDELLEAHEHAYVNFRIEKITKLDYDMQQRLANYGVRLEGYPHLSQPAGI; this is encoded by the coding sequence ATGGAAAAGATCAAACGGTTCTTCTGGTGGTGTTCGGGTGCTACTCCTAACCTATTGAGCAAGGCGCCTTCCGAGCACAATAAATATTTCGGCATCGGGGCCACGGTGTTTTTCACCGGCCTCTTTGCAACCCTATCAGGCGGATATGCCCTGTACTTCGTATTCAACGATGTACATCCGGCCATCCGCCTTTTTGCTGCCCTGCTGTTCGGTGTGGTATGGGGCATGATGATTTTCAACCTGGATCGCTTCATCGTGTCCAGCACGAAAAAAAGTGGAAAAGCATGGAAGGAAGTGCGGCTGGCCATTCCACGGTTACTCTTGGCCGTTATGATTGCACTGGTGATTGCAAAACCCCTCGAACTTCAAATCTTTCATACTTCCATAGGTTATGAGATGGAGGTCATGAAACACCAGGACATCAAGAAACAGGAAGATGCGCTTTTCACCCGATTCGCGGGTGACTTTCTTGCCATGGAGACTGAAACAACCAGGCTACAAAGCCAGATCGACTCAGCTGCAGCCAAACGTGACAACCTGGATCAGGAAGCGCGAAAAGAAGCGGACGGAACAGGTGGCTCCGAACACCGAGGACTGGCAAAGATCTATGCACTAAAGAAAGCGGATGCAGATAAAGCTCAAAAGGAACTGGATGCCATCTCGGGGCAAAACCTGCCCCTGATAGCTGATCTAAAAAACCAACACAGCACCTTGAGTCTGCAGGTAGATAGCCTGCGGCAGAACATACACCGGGAAGCTTATGATGGATTTGACAAACGGTTGGTAGCCTTGGGAACACTGGCGGAAGAGAACCCAGCCATTTCCATTGCCGGGCTGTTCCTGATGTTGTTGTTCCTGATGATTGAAACGGCCCCTGTTCTGGTTAAACTCATGGCCCCCAGAGGACCGTATGACGAACTGCTGGAGGCTCACGAACACGCCTATGTCAACTTCCGCATTGAAAAGATTACCAAGCTGGATTACGACATGCAGCAGCGGCTAGCCAACTACGGTGTACGTCTGGAGGGCTACCCGCATCTCTCGCAACCTGCGGGCATATGA
- a CDS encoding SGNH/GDSL hydrolase family protein: MALLTGEVIMLLITHTDKDGNVWFHSRMLKPYHLPVTEIQANIDGYLSHSNTLRVFDASLGWTNRPNATTGIYSHDDRGIRVENADNSSKMSVPDVLRIALFGDSFIYGEEVPFENTIGFYVGKLLADHNLKVEVMNFGVPAYGMDQAYLRWLKEARRFAPDVVILGFQPENVKRNVNLVRALYLPGDAYPFLKPRFVLEHDTLALKNYPVPIPDSTAAIIEHMIGWRFRNYETFYKPEDYEKTFWLRSRLVAYAFSFWEENRFNIYENERRFYAPDLEPVTLTLKIVEAFKRDVQEKGGAFFLVHLPRKADVKALMNKEKLSYDNLLAKLDAENALIHPERKLLEFAGTVCLDSLFAPEQHYSGHGNYLVAEEIVDAIGQQYLVK, from the coding sequence GTGGCTTTGCTCACCGGAGAGGTCATCATGTTGTTGATTACGCATACCGATAAAGACGGGAATGTTTGGTTTCATTCGAGGATGCTGAAACCCTACCACCTGCCGGTAACAGAAATACAGGCAAACATAGATGGGTATTTGTCGCATTCCAATACGCTTCGGGTATTTGATGCTTCCCTGGGGTGGACCAACAGGCCCAATGCAACCACGGGAATATATAGCCATGATGATAGAGGCATACGGGTAGAAAATGCCGATAACAGTTCGAAGATGTCAGTGCCGGATGTTTTGCGAATTGCGCTTTTCGGGGATTCATTTATATATGGAGAAGAAGTTCCGTTCGAGAATACCATCGGGTTTTATGTAGGTAAGCTGCTTGCAGATCACAATCTGAAAGTGGAAGTGATGAATTTCGGTGTGCCTGCATATGGAATGGATCAGGCCTATCTGCGTTGGCTGAAGGAGGCTCGCAGGTTTGCCCCGGACGTGGTTATATTAGGCTTTCAGCCGGAGAATGTGAAGAGAAATGTGAACCTCGTGCGGGCCCTTTATCTTCCCGGTGATGCATATCCGTTTCTGAAACCCAGGTTTGTTTTGGAACATGATACCCTGGCTTTAAAAAATTATCCGGTTCCCATACCGGATTCTACAGCGGCCATCATCGAGCATATGATCGGGTGGCGCTTCAGAAACTATGAGACTTTTTACAAGCCCGAAGATTATGAAAAAACCTTTTGGCTGCGCAGCAGATTGGTCGCGTATGCATTCAGTTTTTGGGAGGAAAACAGGTTCAATATATACGAGAATGAAAGACGATTTTATGCGCCGGATCTTGAACCGGTGACATTGACATTGAAAATTGTTGAAGCATTCAAACGAGATGTTCAGGAGAAAGGAGGCGCGTTTTTTCTTGTGCACCTCCCCAGGAAAGCAGATGTAAAGGCGCTTATGAACAAGGAGAAGTTATCCTACGACAACCTGCTGGCGAAATTGGATGCAGAGAATGCGTTGATACATCCCGAAAGGAAACTATTGGAATTTGCCGGAACGGTTTGCCTGGATAGTCTTTTTGCGCCCGAACAACACTATTCAGGGCACGGTAATTATCTCGTGGCTGAGGAAATTGTGGATGCAATTGGCCAGCAATACCTTGTAAAATAA
- the mnmE gene encoding tRNA uridine-5-carboxymethylaminomethyl(34) synthesis GTPase MnmE has product MNDTIIAPITGSAASAISVLRISGPKAWEMAAKLTAKKSEWKARTSYFLPLVDETGILDEALITCFRAPASYTGEDVVEISIHGSPYIRQSVLDRLLSLGARMATPGEFTQRAFLNGKMDLSQAEAVADLIAAESSAAHRMAMHQMRGGFKKEIDSLREQLMNFASLIELELDFSEEDVEFADRPGLRQLLEAILEKCTGLAASFRQGNAIREGIPVVIAGKPNAGKSTLLNALLKEERAIVSDIPGTTRDIIEEKWIIGGSVFRLMDTAGLRETTDKIERIGVERAMKRIAQSAMVLYVFDLSQTDRTTLEQEISSLQSSQPALQNGDAQLVLIANKADLCDASHAIEITAERSDCIVVSAQDGEGITDLMKYMESFAQALLPDEHTTLVSNMRHVDALRKTAEAVTRVLDGMDTGLTSELLAADIRTALHHLGSITGAITTEDLLGNIFSKFCIGK; this is encoded by the coding sequence ATGAACGACACCATCATAGCACCCATCACAGGTTCTGCAGCATCCGCCATATCTGTATTGCGGATCTCCGGCCCAAAAGCATGGGAGATGGCAGCCAAACTCACAGCGAAAAAAAGTGAATGGAAAGCCCGCACGTCCTATTTCCTGCCGCTGGTGGACGAAACGGGCATACTGGATGAAGCTCTGATCACATGCTTTCGGGCGCCCGCCTCCTATACCGGTGAAGATGTAGTGGAGATATCCATTCATGGTTCACCTTACATCCGGCAAAGTGTTCTGGACCGGTTGCTGTCGCTGGGAGCACGCATGGCCACCCCTGGTGAATTCACACAGCGGGCGTTTCTTAACGGCAAGATGGATCTGTCCCAGGCAGAAGCGGTGGCCGACCTGATCGCAGCAGAATCATCCGCCGCACACCGCATGGCAATGCACCAGATGCGGGGTGGTTTTAAAAAGGAGATTGATTCATTGCGTGAGCAACTGATGAATTTTGCCTCGTTGATCGAACTCGAACTCGACTTCAGTGAAGAAGATGTAGAATTCGCCGACAGGCCCGGATTAAGGCAGTTATTGGAAGCCATTCTTGAAAAATGCACCGGCCTGGCAGCATCATTCCGGCAAGGGAACGCCATCCGGGAGGGCATCCCTGTGGTCATTGCGGGTAAACCCAATGCCGGCAAATCCACCCTGCTGAATGCATTGCTCAAAGAAGAGCGTGCGATTGTGAGCGATATTCCTGGTACGACCCGCGACATTATTGAAGAAAAATGGATCATTGGAGGTTCGGTATTCCGCCTGATGGATACGGCAGGGCTGCGTGAGACCACGGACAAAATAGAGCGAATCGGCGTGGAGAGAGCCATGAAACGGATTGCCCAAAGTGCAATGGTGTTATATGTATTTGATCTTTCGCAAACCGACCGGACAACCCTTGAGCAGGAAATAAGTTCCCTCCAATCTTCTCAACCCGCCCTTCAGAACGGAGACGCACAACTCGTATTAATTGCCAACAAGGCCGACCTGTGTGATGCAAGCCATGCAATAGAAATCACCGCGGAAAGATCCGACTGCATCGTTGTGTCTGCACAGGATGGCGAAGGCATAACCGATTTAATGAAGTATATGGAATCATTTGCACAGGCACTGCTGCCCGATGAACACACCACATTGGTCAGCAACATGAGGCACGTAGACGCGCTCAGGAAGACAGCCGAAGCAGTAACACGCGTGCTGGATGGCATGGATACCGGACTTACCAGCGAACTACTGGCAGCAGATATCCGCACGGCACTGCATCACCTGGGTTCCATCACCGGAGCCATCACAACCGAAGACCTGCTGGGAAATATTTTCTCAAAGTTCTGCATCGGAAAGTAA
- a CDS encoding peptide deformylase — translation MILPIVAYGDPVLKKRASEVGAMTPELEKLIENMWETMYEAAGVGLAAPQIGQSVRLFVVDASPFEEDEPQLADFKKIFINPIIVEEEGNEWKFNEGCLSIPTIREDVERKPTVRITYLDEKFQSHEETYEGIAARIIQHEYDHLEGVLFTDRISPLKRKLLKRKLSEIAAGNVDVKYKMRFPVRR, via the coding sequence ATGATACTACCCATTGTTGCATACGGAGACCCCGTGCTGAAGAAAAGAGCCTCTGAAGTTGGCGCCATGACTCCTGAACTGGAAAAGCTGATTGAGAATATGTGGGAAACCATGTATGAAGCCGCTGGTGTGGGTCTGGCTGCACCACAGATCGGTCAGTCCGTGCGGTTGTTTGTGGTGGATGCTTCTCCGTTTGAGGAAGACGAACCACAGTTGGCGGATTTCAAGAAGATATTCATTAATCCGATCATTGTGGAAGAGGAAGGAAACGAATGGAAGTTCAATGAAGGATGCTTGTCCATACCCACCATTCGGGAAGATGTTGAACGCAAGCCCACCGTACGCATCACCTATCTGGATGAGAAGTTTCAGTCCCATGAGGAAACCTATGAGGGAATTGCGGCACGCATTATTCAGCATGAATATGATCACCTGGAAGGCGTTCTGTTCACGGACCGCATCAGCCCGCTTAAACGAAAGCTTCTGAAAAGGAAACTCAGTGAAATTGCAGCGGGTAATGTGGATGTGAAATATAAAATGCGCTTTCCCGTTCGTCGATAA